One stretch of Mastomys coucha isolate ucsf_1 unplaced genomic scaffold, UCSF_Mcou_1 pScaffold12, whole genome shotgun sequence DNA includes these proteins:
- the Rtp4 gene encoding receptor-transporting protein 4, with protein MPDDFSTWEQIFQELIQEEKPRAKWTLHLDKNIVPDDAALGWRQHQQTVLGRFQCSRCCRSWSSAQVKILCHMYQDASKSQGRVLMRIFGQKCQKCFGSQFENPEFSTENIKRILNNLVNCILQRYYGHRKIAPISKASLDEKVPSDGPHDIFNCEACSLSSHGRCALAHKPRPPRSPSPSPKSHSSSPSKSWPSPPQTGNTDFGNRTFQEHSEPREIGSQMLLVLSIAALTFISFFIR; from the exons ATGCCGGACGACTTCAGTACTTGGGAGCAGATATTTCAAGAACTGATCCAGGAGGAGAAGCCCAGGGCCAAGTGGACCCTGCATTTGGATAAGAACATTGTACCAGATGATGCAGCCCTGGGATGGAGGCAGCACCAGCAGACAGTACTTGGCAG GTTCCAGTGTTCCAGATGTTGCAGAAGTTGGTCCTCAGCTCAGGTGAAAATCTTGTGCCACATGTACCAGGACGCTTCGAAATCGCAGGGCCGGGTACTCATGAGGATCTTTGGTCAGAAGTGCCAGAAGTGTTTTGGATCTCAATTTGAGAATCCTGAGTTCTCCACAGAGAACATCAAAAGGATTCTGAATAACCTAGTTAATTGTATTCTGCAGAGATACTATGGACACAGGAAGATAGCACCGATCTCAAAGGCGTCTTTGGATGAGAAGGTGCCTTCGGATGGGCCCCACGACATATTCAATTGTGAGGCATGCAGTCTTAGCTCTCATGGAAGGTGTGCCCTTGCACACAAACCAAGACCACCCAGATCCCCATCTCCATCACCAAAGAGCCACAGTTCCTCTCCATCAAAGAGCTGGCCTTCACCACCTCAGACTGGGAATACAGATTTTGGAAATAGAACTTTTCAGGAACACAGTGAGCCCCGTGAAATAGGGTCCCAAATGTTACTGGTTTTGTCTATCGCTGCACTTACCTTTATTAGTTTCTTCATTAGATAA